The DNA segment tttatgaatatatttagtgaattaagAATATCATGTTAATTTTTAGTTAATTGTTATTTATTGaattcatttaaactttacatttaaaggtggtactaaaaaactaaataaatgataatatattatataatattagaaGGAAAACGATTCagaaaacaaattatataattcTAAAATCTCGGTTCTTGTCCACGACGAAAAGCCGGTTCGCGAACCCCTTATCATTGTACAGTATATTGATGATGCATGACCTAACTGGTCCTTCTTTCTTCCCTTCTAATGCATATAAACATGTACTGTCTCGTTTTTGGGCGGACTACATTCATACCAAAGTACATTATTTATTTCCCTTGTTTATATATGTGTAGACATTCCTAAATTTTCAGGAAAGAAACAAAGACACATGTAAAGTTGGTAGAataggtctttcataagacggtctcacggatttttattcgtgagacggatcaatcatgtccatatttataataaaaattaatatatttgacataaagagtaatactttttcgtggatgacctaTATAGaatatccgtttcacaaaattggcccgtgagaccgtctgacATAAGTTTTTTGTGAAGTTTGGTAAAAGGAAAGAACTTTACTTGATAGAAACATTTGgatttaatgaaaaaattagATGTAGATTTAAAATGAATAGATTTGTAGAGTGGAGTATTTTGATTGTCATTAATGAGAACATAATGCTGATTGAGCAGTGCAGAGCCAAGATCCTAATATTAGCTgcacataattaattagacaAGGCTGGATTATTATTTCCCATCAATATAAATCCTCCTGAAATATGTTCATATACTTTCACTACATTTGAATCAATACAAGTTCTTTTTCTTACTTCTAGGTTTTGATATACCACTGGAGTTATGCTTTGTCAATCTCCCTCTCCTCGTCGATAAGGCTTCTGCTTACTTTGAATATAATGACCTGTCTTTCTTGTTATTGCGTCGAATTTCTTCTATAAGAATCGCGGTTGCAACATCGTTGAAGACTAATGTTTCTGCAAGGACACTATTGGTCAGGATGTGAAtgagttgatcatatgaatctggtaaaCTTTGAAGTAGAATATCTGCACGTTCAACTTCTGTTATTTTATATGGCCCAAAGAAGTGAGTtgcgaaaataaaatatttaatacgtTGATATGATCGACCACTGCCGTGGTTTCCATCATTCGAAGATtgtaaagccttctctttaagAAAATCTTTTTGTGGATTGACTTGTCCTCGTACAAATTTATGAGAGTATCCCAGATATCTTTTGCAGTTTCCTTTTGAGCAATTCTTGATAATACTCTATCTGTCAGAGCCAAATGCAAATTTGCAATAGCATCACAATTCATGTCATTCCACTCGTCATCATTTGTGATTTCTttcggtctatctccaatagctgCCAAACAATTATCCTTTCGTAAAATTGCTTGTATCTTCATTTTACATACCATGAAATTGATTCCATCAAACTTTTCTATCTCGAACTTTGCTGCCATTCTGATAATGTGATAGACAAAAAAATAATTGCCTGAACAAATGCCAGATTCCAAAAACTCTTTTCTGATGTGAAATATCAGTAAAAGTTACAACGACATAACATCAAATTTCAAGAGAGTTTATAAACAAGGCTAATTACACTTTGTTGACATCAGATATGACAACatgacaatataaaaataaagataaaaaaaatgaactcCACGGATTTACGTAGAAAACCTATAAAAATTGTTGAGATAAAAAAACACAGGCAATACGAAAAAATTTACCACAAGAATCTATTCCCTTAATATATccttgaaaataataataataaaaaactacCTCACAATATATCGAAACAAGCTTCTTAATATTCCAGGATGAACGGAATGAGAAATTTTAGAATGAGAAAGCAATAAGAAAAAAAGTGCATTTTATAAATGCATTTCTCAAATGGGAACTCATGGGAGAAGAGAAGAAAATGTTGCAGCTTCCATAAATTTTAGTCAAAAAGAGCTGCCAAAATCATTGACATCCAACAAAATGACCTACCTCAATTAAGGCATGCCTCTGCCCATGACAGCCAATCCATGGCGTGGGTTGTCCTAACTAGACCTTAGCAATATCATAGGTAAAAGTTGTACTAAAAGAAGAACCTAAATTACCCAAACAAGTACAGGCGATCGATAATTTTGGATATCTGACATCCTTTTTCTCTTGTTGCGTTGGTTTGTGTTTGGATCGATGATTTGATTCGAGAAATGATTTTAAGGATGAATTTCAGACGATATAAAAATTGGATTTAACTGAAGTtcatttaaaaatgttttagtAGAGCTTAAATccactttaatttaatttcattcaAACAAGTAATTAAAAGTTTCAAGTCGTGTTCTCAAGTCCATCGACCCAGATGCAGCAAAGATGCGAAAACATCGGTTACCTTGACATTGTTCTTGGATCCACTTTGAGATGGCTTCAGGTGACGGAGATTGTTCTTGAAATCAGAGTGCTGGATCGAAACAAGACTCCGGAATTGGCTAAATGGGCATGTTCCTTTTGCTCAGGCGATGTGTTTTGCCGGAGACTAAGCAGCTTTATAGGAAGATCCAAGATTTTACAAAAGCTGGTTCTAAGTGGCATTGATATTGTTTGTGATTCACAAGTTATCTGGCTTAAATTCTTGTCTACTATTTTTCTTCTTGATGGaatctaataaaaaaaagaagccATTTCAGGCCATTGGCCGACAAAACGGGGACACAagaaaaaaataactaaatgtGTTTGAAAGGAACTGAGTTGCGAAGTTTCATCCATGATAAGttgaaataattgaaaattttgattgatttttgtataatatactatcaaatttcaattttaacttTGTATATTCTGAATTTTGccatattttgtatttttcggCTGGATTGATGATGTGATATAATACAAGTAAACGTGACATCGACAtcaaaccatattttaaaaaaagctaaaaattgcaaaataaaaattataatgataGCAGGTTAAAGTTGAAAATTAATAACATAAAAgaccaaaatataaaaaagcaaatatataacatcaaaattacaaattttcttgatagaaataatatatttcttatCGTTACTTTTGCTTGTTTGCGTTGGTGAATTTAGCATCTGTCTAGGATGGCGATATTTAAAATGCAATTAGAAGGGTGAAATTTTTTACATAAGTATAATGATAGGCATTCCCTCTCTAGCATATACTGTTGGGAAGAAACTCTAATGTAGAAAATGAAGttgaaacaagaaaaaaaataaataatatcaaagGATTCTGGCTTAAACCACGAAAATGATTCGCTGTCCTTGAGCGATATTTGCACCCTATATAAGATTGCTATCGGGTTCTCAAATACAAATAACTTGTAGGATTTTCCAAGCCTTATGTGTAAAACTCACGATTTGTTAACTCGGTGATAGTACTTTGTAATTTAAATTTGTACTAGGATTTTGTTATTtatctaattattttatttattatttaagatTTTCAAATCTATCTAAAgttgtttgagataattatatCGTATACAATATCTATGGAGCTCTAAATTTAAGAtgatattgtatatatattttgagcatgtgataaataaatagacCTTGATCCAAGTAATTAAATAAGGATGTATTGGATATAAGCAAGTAAATTTTTAGACATAAATTcgaatttgggaagaaaataccAGATAAAGGTATAAGATTTGAGATAATATTGATATACCTGgatcaagatcaagaaagaggataatataatataggaatttcgaaattttcaagtttttatttataattttcgaaattatataGATAGAGAAAAATCTACATGATAAACAAATACAGATAGGGGAAATTCAAAAGTTTTCCTATGAGAATTTTAGGAAAAATCAAGAGTACTATTTTTTGGATAAATGTTCATTAAATTCGAAATTAGATAGGGAAAATTTTGGTATTCAAGGGGAATGATTTAATTGTATTGCAAAATAAAAGATCTACCAGATGTTAGAAATCAGACATGGAATTCGAAATTTCAGGCCTGAACataattattttctaaattatCCAAATAGATGGATatataatttcgaaattatccAATAAAATGGATAAAGAATGAGAAATTATcctaaatttaaagtttgattcaaaaGTTCAAATGCGATGATAATACACGATCATGATAGCGGTCAGTCCCTATAAGTAGGAGGACCATTCAATTCAAAAATCACACCTAAATTTCactccatattttcgaaattctctctAGCTCTTATTTTGAGACTTTGCTCTCCCAAGTTCTGCCAAGTGTCGAAGCGCTGCTGCAGTCGAGATCCGGAAGTAGAATTCGAAAATCCCAGTGCACAAGAACCCCTCAACatttttttcaccaaatctgaaGTTCGTGGACTggttttaaaagttaaatttttggttatgcAATTTTCGTTTTTTCGAAAATTCGGTCGAGTTCAATTCTTCTTCTACCTTCTTCTTGATACGATTATCGTATGTTTTATGTGTTGGTAGTGTGAGAATTCAACTGGATATGAGTGATAATCCCAATATGATATGTTTATAGCCATTACACAGTGAGATTGTAACCGTTATACGGATTCGCCTCCTTAgatgagtaaaaattagggactaaTATCAATAAATCATGGAAAGTAGAGGAATTTTAGTGTCTAGTCAAAATTATGCTTATGTTGATGATACGAATCATGTTGTGTATTATATGTGTTTTCGAAATCATTGTATATTGTTATGTATGTGCTCGAACGGCCTCTACTTACCGAGTGACGATCATATCACTCACCCGTTACTCGCCCTTCTCAGATAAGCCGGATAACATATAGAGGAAGAAAAACGGGACCAGTTTTAGAGCTTGTGATGGACGAAATTATTTAGCTCcatgtttcatttttttccagTTGTAAATGCTTCCGCTCAGTTTTATCGCTTTTCGAGAATTTCGTTGTAAGAACAATTTTACGTTTGATTATGAGttataaattgattttttgtttatacTGTACTTCGAAACTTGTTGTGTTCGATTGTATGTTTGTAAAACAacgtcggtgtcgactaaccttGATCCCAGAACGTGAcattatgtattatttatatagaaaaaataaaaaatgatacagaacttgaagaatgtatttttcataaatttgaGAATTGTTGGTTGTGATGCCATTGATGTTGTTTGTTAAAGAATTTCAAAGTGccatatattatttatagatATTGAAACACCTTTTCAGCACAGCTTTTCGATCAAAATATAACTAACACAACACTTGAAACTGGTCGcaagttttgaatttaaaaattagaataacataaagaaattaaaaaaaaaaaaaacaaaatagccAAAAACCGAACAGACACATCATCTTGTCATTGATGTGCTCTTTTTTACTATTCTAATtctattttcttctttctttttgctTTTTCTCTTTACTCTGCTATCTTTTATCATTCtctttttatttgtaattttgaaCAAATTCCAACATATACCCCTTAAATTTAACCTTGACTTTATAACTTATAAATTTGATGTGAACTTCCATACAGGGAAACATaggataattataattatttaattttatgtacATTCACtcgtctatatatataattatttaattttatgtacGTTCACTcgtctatatatattttgaattaaaattttttttcatcgGATATGATGTCTTAAATCTATTACGTATATTGACTTCATAATTTTttcttatgattattttcacataaataatttatatatagttTATCCCACTCAGATCAAATTTTCTTGCACAGTAAAtcctcaataaaaataaaataaaagtttatgctCGAAtgaatcgcaagtgcacgagtCATgttataatatagtatatagaCTACGAATATCGTTATCACATAAATTGATTagacaaatttaatttaaacacaattttttaattaactaaaaCGAAAATTGGATTAATGAATTAACTTGAaggtcaaataaaataatttaccaaacacgatataaataatataaattaaattaataaacaaaCAATTGTTGGGATCTTGATTCATCTACTCTTGAATCTCTTCTAACGattgaatttcaattattaaGTCATGCTTTTGACGGAATTCTCTAGTCTATAACAAAATGCAGTAATCAAGTGTCCTTGTGTTATTTAACACTTGCAATCGCATTAACGAACCGTGAAATCTTCTAGCTTTCGACCTATTGGATTATGGCTATCAATATGAATCCAAACTCATATGCCTATGCAAGTTGTAGATCCATGAATTATGTCATTATATCATGTTATAAAATCTCCTCTCGGTTTCAATGATAACACATAAAATCCCTTCGTAGTTGATCAAACTCCAAAgttgcaagaaaaatcaataacacaatcAAGTATATATACTTAAACAAAATCCAATCTTCAACACGACATAAATATTTGGTGATCAGATCCCCTTAATACAATTTCAGGATTAGATGGATCATTTGCACTTTTATTATTCATGCCTGTCATTTTTTCCAAAAGAAATTAATCATCAAGAAGCACATTATTGATATCCTTTTCtccaaaacatttttcatcAATTGCTCAGATAATGTCTGCTTGGTTATCATATCGTCCTTTGTAAAAATATCACTCATCAAAATAGAGTTACAATATGACCTGCTATTTGTTAGATTTTGCGTTACGACAATGTTGCGTTACAACATTGGTTTTGAGTTGAGAAAACAAAAGTTACCTTTATTTAGAACACTTTCATGATTGGATAAAGTCTTTTGATCGAGCTTTTCTTGCACAGTAAAtcctcaataaaaataaaataaaattttatgctcGATtgaatcgcaagtgcacgagtTGGGTTATAATATAGTATACGGAATACGGGTATCATTTCCATAGAGATTGACTAGACAAATTTaacttaaacataattttttaattaagtaAAACAAAAATTGGATTAATGAATGAACTTGAaggtcaaataaaataatttaccaaacacaatataaataatataaattaattaataaacaaacAATTGTTGggagtttatatatttttgtttgaataTCTTATTTCCGTTGGCGCAAGTTTCTATTATTCTGGCCACCATCCCCACAAATCAATAAAGAAATGGGAAAAGTGACaatgattatatataaaatttacataGATAATATACATagtaaaaaaatacattttgtgGGAAAGACATGATTTATCTTTTAGCGCTTTTGTGCATATTCTGGAGTGGAATCATAAAACGTGTTTAACCATCgttaattatttgatatttgtGTTTGGATTTGATTGGATTTAAAGTAATTAAGAAAtggattaaaaaataataataattaagatTAGGTCCCGTacttaaatataacatataggaccaaagtttttaaataaaactttttAACAAAAAGGTATTCATTAATCACAATGATTAGCGGATTCCATGGAGTGTCAATGATTTAAGCACACAAGatatattatgaattttatttaatgattaaatAGACTTATGTGACAATATACGAAAGAATataatatatctaaaaaattatCAAGTTTATAATCCGCATTTTTGTCCCTACAAGGCTACAATTTATAGGTTTTCTTAGCTCGGTCCTTGTTGTTTTACCTGTCAAAATGATGTTTATATTCAGGGTCAAGCTTGATTCGatttcagataaaaattcgaataacatcatatttaatttttgagttttatagTGAACTAGTGCATGAGATATTGCAAATTGAAAAAAGTAGCAATTGAGATTTGATAGAAATTGAGTGATCATTTATTTGACTGTGTGTCACGTCTCGAAACTCGGGATTGACACCGACGTCGTTTAACAAttacacaattgaaaacaacaagcctttgTAGCACAGTTtaaaccgaaaccagtttataATTCATAATTCAAACGAAATAagcattgtctttacaactcaAAACTCACTAAACAACGTAAATAAATGCGGAAACGTCTTAcaattattaaatcataaattcgaACATAACTACTACTGGTCTCGTgaatcaccagccccagaactgcTCGGACTCCTCTTCCTCAATTTGTTCCTCGGACTTTTCTGGGAAGGGGCGTAAGGGGGGTGAGTATTTgggaatactcagcaagtgggggaaTATCGAGCACAATAAAAACAACATGCATAACTTTCGAAAATAGAACATGACTTGCATAATATTTTTCGTATCACATGCATAGACACTTACCAAGCACTGCGACTCATctactttctatggtttactgacgtcagtccctaatttttacttctctaagggggcgaggtcGTATAGCGGTTATATCCCCCACTGTGTAAGGGTACGTCATGGTTGGGATACCCACCCATATACAGTCGACTCCTCACAGTGCTTTAAAAACTTTATGACAATTCGACACAAGAAAAGGAGTAGAAAAGAATTGTACACGACCGAAGTTTTTATCCAAAACCGAAAAATCACATATGCATAAACCgaaatttttaagatttaaaacACCCACTTACAATAATTATTGATGCTAAAAACGTGGACGTTTGGCTTCGGGAATTAGGTCGCTTCTTGTGCTTGCTCGACAGCGTTTTCGACTCTATTTCTTGGACGATTTTGTGCAGAGTTTCGGCTAGGAcaagctgctggaattttcgaGTTTTTCAGCTCtaggattttgaaaatttaggtGTGTTGAGGAGTGGGGATGATGGcctatttataggtgaaggGAGGATGCTAAAAGAAGTAGTAAAATCATGTCTAAATTGGGCTAAATCCCATGAATTTTGGCTCTCAAAATCCATTCCTTGCTTGAATTATTTAGCTACCTAACTTGTGAGATTCATTCCTTAATCCCATGGCCTTAATTGGTTCGAAAATCTAGGTGGCTAGGTCAATGATTTTGTGCACAAGTTTGATGATTTAATTCCATTTAACCTTGTATCTATACATCCCAATAATTAGGCATGTAATCTAGTAggatttttcgaaaattgtgtgcAATATCCATGCCTCAATCCTCTAGATCTTGTATGATATCTTCCCACCTTGTAATATATTTTaccaatttcgaaaatatgctTGTACAAGTGCATATATTATTACCTTGACAATAAGGATTTCCCCTAACTTATTTTACCTTCATGTAAGTCTTATTTTAATACAATAATCAAAATCCCATGATCTTAAATTTCCTTACAAATCTTAATTACAAGGTTGGAGAAAAATccggttctcacatccctccctccttaggagaagtttcgtcctcgaaactggAGTTGGCCTGGTCTCGAAATAGGTAGGGATAATTCTTTCGCATTTTCTCTTCAacttcccaagttgcttctcgcTCTGTGTGGTTGGACCACTGTACCTTGACGTAAGGAATGGTATGTCGTCTAAGGACTTGTTCTTTGGTGTCCACAATTCTGATtgggacttcttcgtatttcagTTCTTCTCCCAAGTTTCCTTCGGTCAAGAGTGGTTCTACTTCCAACACATGACTTGGGTCTGGAATGTACTTCCTCAGTTGGGacacgtggaacacgttgtggaTTCTTGACATGCTTGGTGGCAATGCCAGTCTGCATGCTAGTGTGCCCACCTTTTCCAAGATTTCGAAGGGTCCAACATATCGAGGGTTCAGTTTCCCGGCTTTACTGAATCGGACAACTCCTCTCATAGGCGAGACTTTCACATAAGCCTTCTCGCCCACGTTGAACTCTACCGGCCTTCTTTTCAGATCTGCCCAACTCTTCTGTCGgtcttgagctgctttgagctttTCCCGAACAATCTTAACCTTGTCCACTGTCATATGTACAAGATCGGGTCCCACTACGGCTTTCtctcccacttcatcccaataaagtggtgatcgacattttctcccatacagagcttcatatggtgccattccaatgctgctatgatagctgttgttgtaggcaAACTCAATTAAGGGTAAATGAGTGCTCCAGTTGCTACTGAATTCAAGAGCGCATGCtcgcagcatatcttctaagGTTTGGATGGTTCACTCCGtttgtccatcggtttgaggatgataggccgtacttCGGGTCACTTTCGTTCCCATAGCCTcctgaaagctcttccaaaagcGTGAGACGAACctcgggtctctgtcagataggATGCTCACTGGCACTCCATACAGTCTCACAATATTATCCATGTACAACGAAGCCAACTTGTCGAGATTGTAATTCATTCGGACGGGTAGGAAGTGTGCAGTCTTCTTGAGTCTGTCCACGATCACCCATATACCGTCGTGGTTTTGCCTAGACTTTGGCAATCCTACcacgaagtccatggaaatatgctcccacttccattcgGGAATTTCCAGTGGTTGCAGCAATCCTCCAGGTCGctggtgttctgccttgaccTGCTGGCATACCTGACATCTGCAGACGAATTCGGCTACATCTCTTATGCCATTCCACCAGAAACTATTCTTgaggtctctgtacatttttgtactGCCTGGATGGACTGAGAATTTCGACTTGTGCGCCTCTGCCATTATCTCTTGGCGAAAGTTACCACTGTCGAAAGTTACCACTGTCTGGCACACACAGTCTTCCT comes from the Primulina huaijiensis isolate GDHJ02 chromosome 8, ASM1229523v2, whole genome shotgun sequence genome and includes:
- the LOC140982943 gene encoding uncharacterized protein produces the protein MTVDKVKIVREKLKAAQDRQKSWADLKRRPVEFNVGEKAYVKVSPMRGVVRFSKAGKLNPRYVGPFEILEKVGTLACRLALPPSMSRIHNVFHVSQLRKYIPDPSHVLEVEPLLTEGNLGEELKYEEVPIRIVDTKEQVLRRHTIPYVKA